The proteins below come from a single Camelus bactrianus isolate YW-2024 breed Bactrian camel chromosome 2, ASM4877302v1, whole genome shotgun sequence genomic window:
- the NAP1L5 gene encoding nucleosome assembly protein 1-like 5, with protein sequence MLGSQSRARGRKGGAAPTSLPRPTSAPLAACRSRRTAVVQSGAGLCRSQPRPPRFSNMADSENQGPAEPSQAAAAAAEAAAAAEEVMAEGGAQGGDSDSAAGDSDGAAGQTAEEPQTPAENAPKPRNDFIESLPNSVKCRVLALKKLQKRCDKIEAKFDKEFQALEKKYNDIYKPLLAKIQELTGEMEGCAWTLEGEEDEDDDEEYEDEEEGEEEEEEEEEPAAEAAAEAAAAAKDEGPHSAAPDDAK encoded by the coding sequence ATGCTGGGGAGCCAGTCAAGGGCCCGCGGGCGAAAGGGCGGGGCCGCGCCCACGTCACTGCCGCGGCCGACGTCAGCGCCGCTTGCCGCTTGCCGCAGCCGCAGGACCGCTGTGGTGCAGTCGGGTGCAGGTCTCTGCAGGAGCCAGCCTAGACCTCCGCGCTTCTCGAACATGGCCGACTCGGAGAACCAGGGCCCTGCGGAGCCAAGccaggcggcggcggcagcagcggaggcggccgcggcggcagagGAGGTAATGGCGGAAGGCGGTGCGCAGGGGGGCGATTCTGACAGCGCGGCCGGCGACTCCGACGGCGCGGCCGGTCAGACGGCGGAGGAGCCCCAGACCCCTGCAGAGAATGCACCAAAGCCTAGGAATGACTTTATCGAGAGCCTGCCTAACTCGGTGAAATGCCGAGTCCTGGCCCTCAAAAAGCTGCAGAAGCGATGCGATAAGATAGAAGCCAAATTTGATAAGGAATTTCAGGCTCTGGAGAAAAAGTATAACGACATCTATAAGCCCTTACTTGCCAAGATCCAGGAGCTCACCGGTGAGATGGAGGGGTGTGCATGGACCTTAGAGGGCGAGGAGGATGAAGACGATGATGAAGAGtatgaggatgaggaggagggtgaggaggaggaggaagaggaggaagagcctGCGGCAGAGGCTGCGGCGGAGGCGGCAGCTGCCGCCAAAGATGAGGGTCCCCACTCCGCAGCGCCTGATGACGCCAAGTAA